The Scylla paramamosain isolate STU-SP2022 unplaced genomic scaffold, ASM3559412v1 Contig26, whole genome shotgun sequence genome segment AGCTAATGACCTCAGCTGTACAAAGATGACCAGTGTGCAGGACTCTCTTGTCATCACACAGCCTCTGCTCACACTGGCTGCCTGTGGGACTGCTGCCTCATTTACAAACACCCACTATATTTGATTTTTGacctcttgttttatttatttatttgtttggattttaatgcatttatttatctttattattattgttattatcattattattattgttgttgttgttgatgttgttgttgttgttgttgttgttgttgttgttgttgttattttattttatttatttcatttactggGTTTGTTAGTGTGTCTGTTGCTAGCAGTGCTAGTAGTTCCTTTTATGGTTATTTGATTGATTTTCTTCTCCTGAcctctgcttttccttattatttcatGGTTCCATTTAGATTTGCAGTTATAGGAGTATTATTTGtaacaataatggtgataatgaaaatagttaTGATAGAGAGTCCCAATTAATGACCATAACAAGCTCTCTGTTATAAATATTTCTtgccattaataaaaaaaaaaaagtgtgcattattttttgtttgttattcataATTGCATTGAAACTAGGACACACAGAATGTACACCAGGATACACACAAATGCTtacagtgagtgagtcagtcagtcagtgtttgATGCAGGAGTACCAAAGTGAAATATCAGCAAAATAAGTCATGTACAATAATACACAGTGCACAATAGATAATACATGCTACATAATGAAATGATACATAACactaaatacatataaaaatacataatacaaaagacaatacataaacaatacataatacataataaatatAAGTGACACTGTAGTGCATATCTACCTTCAGCccaaactaaacaacaacactatCAGTACAAGATACCTAATTAAATAAAGGATACCTAATTAACACACCGGGTCCAATAGAGGGTACCTAATTAACACACTGGGTCCAATAGAGGGTACCTAATTAACACACTGGGTCCAATAGAGGGTACCTAATTGACACACCAGGTCCAATAGAGGGTACCTAATTAACACACCTGATCCAATAGAGTAGTGGTTTCCAACCTGTGGGGCGCACCCCCCTAAGGGGGCACGAAGGGCTGCCAGGGGGGGCGTAAGCACTTCATAAAGTGGAAAAATTACTTAGTAGATGATTATATATCAACATTATTGATTTTGATGGAATACATAATTGGTTAAGTATTGAGAAAACATTTCAGATATGAATTATGAAATGTTATTGTCTAAATACAATTATAAATTATTTCAAATGCTACTAAGTAACTAAGGAATTAAACAACtataaaagatagagagagaaacgtgCTGTAAATATAAATATTGTAATGATTACCAGAAACAACGCATCGTTTGTATGGTTCCCATTCGGTTCACGTCTCGGACATGTCAGTACTCCAGCTTTGGGAGTTGGCTGTGTGGCCACACCGCCACAGTAGTATGAGGGTGCGGTGGTAAGACGGTAGCTCTGTGACCGTTCTGGACGTAACAAGTGCCTCGTAAATATAACTGTTAATTGCAAAATTACAAAGCTAAGGAATAGTTTTGAGCGTGTGCGTTTGTTTATTTCACTAAAATTTTGAAATATGGAAAAGTATTTGATTAAaggcaaaaggaaagaaactgaaagtGAACCTCACTCCAGTAAATGTGATGAAAGTAGCAGGCATACGAAAACCAGAAAGTATGACGACAGCTATCTCTCGCTTGGATTTACATCTACGGTTGTTAGTGGAACGGAGAGACTTcaatgtgtgttgtgtttaaaTATTTTGGCCATGGACAGCATGAAACCAAGCAAATTGAAGCACCACCTTGAAACACAGCATCCTGAACATGTTGGCAAATCTCTGGAATTTTTTAAAAGGAGACTTGATGAATTTAATAAACAGAGGCGGGCTTTCACGAAGACATCTACCACAGCTGCAAGTGCTTTGCTTGCTTCTTATAAAGTTTCCTACATAAGTGCAAGATGCAAAAAAGCTCACAACATAGCAGAAACCTGGGTATTACCTGCTGCTATTGACATGGTGGAAATAATGCTCGATGAACAAAGTGCCAACAAGTTACGCAGCATTCCTCTTGCAGATGTACTTAAATATTTGCATTTTGGGTTGCAAATAGATGAGGCTACTGATGTAGTGAAAGATGCTCATTTAATAACTTATGTGTGCTATATATCTGCCAATGAAATTAAGGAAGATCTGTTGTTTTGTAAACCTATTGTTGGTAGAGCCACAGCTGTAAAAGTGTTCAACATGATTGACAATTTTTTCAATGAACATGGAATAAGCTGGGAAAATTGTGTTGGACTGTGCACTGATGGAGCCCAGTCAATGGCAGGACGACATGCTGGACTGAAAGCTTTGGTGAGGGAAAAGGCTCCACACACTTCATGGACGCACTGCATGCTTCATAGACAGGCACTTGCATCAGGCAGTATGAATGAAGAGTTAGGTAATTTGCTCAAAGATGTTGTCAGGGTTGTAAATTACATAAAGAACAGTCCATTGAAAGGAAGACTGCACAGTTATGTAAAGATTTTGGTGCTGAACACACTGCTCTACTGTATTACTGTGAATCACGCTGGCTATCCCGTGGAAAGTACTCCATAGAGTGTATGAACTTAGAAATGAAATTGCTACATTCATTtgtgaaaataaaaccaaagatGGAGACTTTCACagattattatttcattaaaaAACTTGCTTACATGGTTGATATCTTTGAGAAACTTAACCAACTGAATCAGTCTATGCAGGGGCTCCACATGAATATTTTCGCACAGAGTGACAAAATACGTgcatttatgaagaaaattgaGTTATGGAAAAGGAATGTAGAAAATAACAGTTTTGACATGTTACCAAATTTGCAAGAGTTTCTCAAACATACTAGCGTACTAGGTGGAAATGAATTGTTTGCTGAGCACTCTCCTGGGGAAGTGCTCATTTTACTTTAAAGATGTAGACACAAGTGATTACGAATGGATAAGAAACCCATTTGGTGATAACTCTACAAGCACACTGTCTACAGCTGACCAGGAGCAACTTATTGATTTGTCATGTGACGGTTCGCTGAAACTTGTGTTTGATGCAGGACCTTTGGAAAAATTTTGGTTGCAAGTTAAAGATGAGTACCCTTCCTTGTCAACTAAGGCCATTGGCATTTTATTACGTTTTGTGACATCATACTTGTGTGAATCAGGATTTAGTTCAGTTGCTGTCCTCAAAACAAAATACCGTTCTTGCTTAGTAATAGAAAAGGAATTACGGGTCTCAATTTCATCACATTCTCCGAGATTTGAGAAACTCTGCTCAGAGAAGCAAGCGCAACCATCACACTAGTAAAGGTAAGCCTATACATTCAGTCATACATAATTAtgtattgtataatttttttttatcactgatTTGTGCCGACTATGACAGTAAATAGCAGTATTTAAACCAGAGTGGAGGGTGCGCAGGGAACTTGTCATTTAACGAAGGGGGACGAGAATTCGAAAAGGTTGGAAACCACTGCAATAGAGGGTACCTAATTAACACACCTGGTCTAAGTCAAAGCCTTACCACACCTGTACTATCCTCAGATGCAGCCAGCAAGGAGGCAAGCGGCTCATCTGTCAGTGTGCGCCTACCATACCCACAGCCACACCAACGGAGGGCCAACGACACCCAAGTCTAGCCGCAGGAACAAATGTAGTAGGTGGCGTGGCTGGGAGGTGCAGCTGAGAGTGGTGGTGTGACGAGTGTGGAGGCTTAAGGCTTATAGGTGATGTAAGAGATTAGCTAAGATGTGGCTGGTGCAAAACAGTGTTGAGGTGGTaggtggtgtggctgggtggtgttgccagggtggggggggaggggtgatgcTGTGGCAGGGAGTGATGGCATGGTAATGGAGTGCTGTGATGGAGTGTTAAGCAAAAGTGCACTCATGTTTATTCATTGACTAAAGGTGATGCtgggagtgtgggaggaggaccccttagggaacagtaagagagagagagagagagagagagagagagagagagagagagagagagagagagagagagagagagagagagagagagagagagagagagagagagagagagataatgtaaaattatttgtcatttcatgTGATTTCTTGTGATTTATGACTGCAAAATTTACACCTAAGaattataaaaaaggaaaatcatgaaTCTTGAGAAATgcattgaaaaggaaaaaaattacagattACAGTTCAATGCAGTGCAGAAGTTTTGATGTATAAATATTTCTGAACATTCAACAATTATcttcaaatattttcttaatattttaatgtttgaTGACATATGACCCTTACTGTGGTGCCTTGAAAGCAATTAGTCAATTCACTCGTTCATAAATTGTAACCCATCTTTTTATACTGTGCCACTTTTCACTATATAGAGGACagacagccatcaccaccatacatCTGCTCCTTTCTCCCTGCAGGTGTGGTGACAAGTAGTGAGGTCACCACTGAATCTGACACACCTGCTGAGCCTGACCTGGTGTCTTTCTGTGCTACCCTGGGCAACAACCGAGCCCTGCGAGTCCCTGCCCTCTTCAAGCCAGGTCAGTCATGGTCAGGGGAAGCTCAAATATTTCAGAACAGTGCAGGGATTATCTCCAACACAAATGGAGACCTGCAAAATGTACCTGTCTCCCTCTATATACCAGACAGGCAATCCCTCATAGGGTGGCCCAGGCAAAGCACTACACTCTCATACACGCATCATTCATACTCTTAGTTCTGTCACCTCCTGGTGGTTAGCAGTCATCTCGTAGACCACTCTGCTACACCCCAGGAACTTAGGCATAGCACATCAGGTCATATACttggaaaataaagtgaaaatactTGCTCCTGACAAGCTTACAAAACCAATAGTGCACTTGTGAACTCCTCCTAAACTAAGGAGATAAAACACTGTTATATTAGGTGCCTAAGATTGAAAAGTAGATAGACTAAAGCACTTACTGTTTTGTGCCAGTTAGTGTGGAGTTAACACTTGGAGATTGAGAAAAGTACAAGGGGAAGAGACAGTTCACTTCTTAGCCTGGTCTGAGTGTACCATTGTTTGAGGCAGGTGTTAGGCTGGCATGTATATGGGATGGACAGGAGAGACAAAGCAGCAGGAATATGGCTAGATTTAAAAACCATGAGGATTAAGATTGTTTTCAAATTGAGTGGTAATTGAATGATAATGAGGTTGTTAATGCCAAGTAAATAGTGAGTTTcaaaagattacacaaatttatgaaCCAGGGTGATTGAtcaaaataggtaggcatgttcaGGGACTGACTGCCCTATGTagggctgatggcttcttgcagcttttgttgtttttgtgctcttatgttcttataaggGAATAAAGTCTTAATGagtaatgatggaagaaaaagacaaggttAGTCATCAGGACCAATAAACTGGCATTGGCACTGGTGGCTCTTGGTTTGCATAAGTTGTTTTACATTAATTAGTTTAATGTGacttaaaatataataaattaagcCCTTTCACTGCATTAAGCAACAATTTGCAGCACTAAGAAgtatgtatgaaatctttataatcatgtgcaaaaaagaagagcatgaaaaagaatagattttgcaatttttggTGTCGTGTAGTGTAGTGTTTGGGGTAGATCAGCAACAGACATGCCAGAGTGCtgagtgactgaggaaagaTTTGACAGACAGCAGGGAAAGGGTTCATTGAATTTACGTGATCTTTTCACCTCGGCACGACCCGTCGCTGTGCTTAcataaatattaaggaaatttgtttcctcttttttttctgcatttttgttgtttcaGCTTTTACATTTAAGGTTGGGgttaataaacaaagataaaccaTATGAATTAGCATTGTTcaattataggttaggttaggtaaggttatcacagtgaaagggttaaaagaaatccatccatccatacatatgTTCCCTTATTTACCCATATGTTTGCACCCCAAGCTGACTAACTACCACCCTGCCCACCAGACGGGGACTACCAGACTGTGGCTGACATGGTGGGTGGCAGTCACTCCATTACAGAGTCAACTACCAGTCACGAGGAAAGTTTGGACGAGGCCAGAAGTGCGTCATCCCACCGCAGGTCACGGGGACAGGAACTGCAGGCCAGGCAGGGTCACCGTCCCTCCCACGGCGACCCGGATTATAGCTATGCTCACCCTGTGAAGAAGCAGTaccttcccccacccctccactgTCCTCCACTGACAGCAGCAGGTGTATGAGTTAGTGATAGTGAGgtcactgacagacagactcgCCAAATTGTTCATTAGTAAAAGTTCCATGGCCACTAAGTTTGTAATCTGCTTCTGTGTTTGTATCTTTCCAGCCTTTTTATTCATTGATGTACACTTTTGCCTTTCACTGCTTCCTCCTGTAATCCAttctatatctttatatatttacatggaAAGATATGTttgcattattctctctctctctctctctctctctctctctctctctctctctctctctctctctctctctctctctctctctctctctctctctctctctctctctctctctctctctaatattgaGATTCATCTCTTGTCCATAACAAAAGGGCATTTCTGTCTGGTTCCTCAGGTTGGTTGACTAACCCTAAAGCTGCAGGggttttcacacatttctccatTCCATATGTCTCTACTCCTTTGTGGAAAGATGTATGTTATTTAGGCAGCTCTCTTCTGTCCaagtttcttttcatctttatcatcatgtgTCAAGTCATCCAGTTCTGGCACTATCTTAGtggctgttctttgtattctttccaatctCTACATGAAACATCACCGAATTAATTAAGCTTAGCAGAAATTATGTGATGTGCCCTACTGATGCTGGTGTGAAGGCGAGGTGTTTGTAGTGAGCCGTGTGATGCCTTCCCCAGTGCTGAATATGGAGAGAGCAGCCAGGCGACAACATACACTGAAGTTTTCTGAAGAGGAGTGCAACCACCCCTCCATCAAGCAAGGTTAGTGTATGGGACAGCCTGTAcagtgtggatggatggatggatattggGATGCATGTACAGGTGGGATATACTGTATGTTCATGTGTGGTTCAAATTCACAAATAGTATTAAGAAATTGATAGATGCTCTCACACACTGGTTGGTCTACAGTATGTACAAAATATTGTCAGCTGCAAGACCTTCTTTTTTGGCCATTTCCTTACAGTTAGGGCTTGGCACCATGTACaagtttctgtcccttgcatcttcctcagtGCCTCCCGTCCTTTGTAGCTCTGCCACGTTTCCATACCTCCATTTCactgtctttccctccatcttcttcccttgACTG includes the following:
- the LOC135097591 gene encoding uncharacterized protein LOC135097591 isoform X2, whose amino-acid sequence is MLREMQPARRQAAHLSVCAYHTHSHTNGGPTTPKSSRRNKCSVVTSSEVTTESDTPAEPDLVSFCATLGNNRALRVPALFKPDGDYQTVADMVGGSHSITESTTSHEESLDEARSASSHRRSRGQELQARQGHRPSHGDPDYSYAHPVKKQYLPPPLHCPPLTAAGV